A region of Malaciobacter marinus DNA encodes the following proteins:
- a CDS encoding MlaC/ttg2D family ABC transporter substrate-binding protein codes for MLKNLLIIACLINFAFAMPKDNIKEDMTENIYKVIDILKNKKLAKKEKGKQIIKVMDSSFDYKIMAMLSLGKQWRTISNEQRADFSKAFENRLKDSYIDKLDLYHDQEIKIDKLKEIKTRLVLKTLLIGEKENFAIDYKLYENKKNKQWYIYDVSIAEVSIIQTYRNQFSQYLKNKSIDDLIEYLNNKNKQA; via the coding sequence ATGTTAAAAAATCTATTAATAATTGCATGTTTAATAAACTTTGCTTTTGCTATGCCAAAAGACAATATTAAAGAAGATATGACTGAAAATATTTACAAAGTAATTGATATATTAAAAAATAAAAAACTTGCTAAAAAAGAAAAAGGTAAGCAAATTATTAAAGTAATGGATAGTTCATTTGATTATAAAATAATGGCTATGTTATCTCTTGGAAAACAATGGAGAACTATTTCTAATGAACAAAGAGCAGATTTTTCAAAAGCATTTGAGAATAGACTAAAAGATTCATATATTGATAAACTTGATTTATATCACGATCAAGAGATAAAAATTGATAAATTAAAAGAGATAAAAACAAGATTAGTTTTAAAAACTCTTTTAATTGGAGAAAAAGAAAACTTTGCAATTGATTATAAATTATATGAGAATAAAAAAAATAAGCAATGGTACATTTATGATGTTAGCATTGCAGAAGTTAGTATCATTCAAACATATAGAAATCAATTTTCACAGTATCTAAAAAATAAATCAATTGATGATTTAATTGAATACTTAAATAATAAAAACAAGCAAGCATGA
- a CDS encoding VacJ family lipoprotein yields MKKVVLILMLSLLYSCNAKQIEQTNNLATDETYMAFDDISSEFENKGYKKDEFDPLSGYNRAMTSFNDSFYLYISKPVILTYKDIVHPTIRTGVSNFFTNLGFPIRFINNLLQFKFQNSWEELQMFLLNTTFGIAGLIDVAKENNFEIKHHDEDFGQTLATWGVGEGFHIVLPILGPSNLRDTFAFFVDDFANPLKKGDTSFYLSNSTEESIGIRTFKVVNNSSFKVEVYDKIRKDAIDLYPYLKDFHRKQREKQIKE; encoded by the coding sequence TTGAAAAAGGTAGTATTAATACTAATGCTTTCATTACTATATTCCTGTAATGCGAAGCAAATAGAACAAACTAATAATTTAGCAACAGATGAAACATATATGGCTTTTGATGACATTTCAAGTGAGTTTGAAAACAAAGGTTATAAAAAAGATGAGTTTGATCCATTAAGTGGGTACAACAGAGCAATGACTTCTTTTAATGATAGTTTTTATCTTTATATTTCAAAACCTGTTATTTTAACATATAAAGATATTGTTCATCCAACAATAAGAACAGGCGTATCTAACTTTTTTACGAATTTAGGTTTTCCAATTAGGTTTATAAATAATCTTTTACAATTTAAGTTTCAAAATTCATGGGAAGAGTTACAAATGTTTTTATTAAATACTACATTTGGAATTGCTGGATTAATAGATGTTGCAAAAGAGAATAACTTTGAGATAAAGCACCATGATGAAGATTTTGGTCAAACTCTTGCTACTTGGGGAGTGGGAGAAGGTTTTCATATTGTATTACCAATTTTAGGCCCATCAAATCTAAGGGATACTTTTGCTTTTTTTGTTGATGATTTTGCAAATCCTTTAAAAAAAGGTGATACTTCATTTTATTTAAGTAATTCAACTGAAGAATCAATAGGAATTAGAACATTTAAAGTAGTGAATAATTCATCTTTTAAAGTAGAAGTATACGATAAGATAAGAAAAGATGCTATTGATTTATATCCATACTTAAAAGATTTTCATAGAAAACAAAGAGAAAAGCAAATAAAGGAATAA
- a CDS encoding M23 family metallopeptidase produces the protein MIKKLLLLITLIFINFANSEDIKLHFENKEITNAQTALLYLDAKNIKEPKLTVLNKEKTNIDFFKNPFKKNSFYALIPMSYYKNIKPYKIIVSYEKNNVKKFKSTSLILKNGKYKSEVINVKSSKVTLSKKNKQRTKKEYKEAMDIYNTVTKELLWNSDFIYPLNTKITSEFGTKRVYNNKIKSYHSGTDFRASIGTPIKAANDGIVVLSKHRFYAGNSIIIDHGQGVYTCYYHLSKMNFKKNQKVKKGEIIGLSGNTGRVTGPHLHFSARVNSVQVDPMQLITILNKINN, from the coding sequence ATGATAAAAAAACTACTACTTTTAATTACTTTAATATTTATAAACTTTGCTAATAGTGAAGATATAAAATTACATTTTGAAAACAAAGAAATAACAAATGCTCAAACAGCACTTTTGTACCTTGATGCAAAAAATATAAAAGAGCCAAAGTTAACTGTTTTAAATAAAGAAAAAACGAATATAGATTTTTTTAAAAACCCTTTTAAAAAAAATAGCTTTTATGCTTTGATTCCTATGTCTTATTATAAAAATATCAAACCATATAAAATAATAGTTTCATATGAAAAGAACAATGTTAAAAAGTTTAAATCAACTTCATTAATATTAAAAAATGGGAAATATAAAAGTGAAGTAATAAATGTAAAAAGTTCAAAAGTTACTTTAAGCAAAAAGAATAAACAAAGAACAAAGAAAGAGTACAAAGAAGCTATGGATATTTACAATACTGTAACTAAAGAACTACTTTGGAATAGTGATTTTATTTATCCTTTAAATACAAAAATAACAAGTGAATTTGGTACAAAAAGAGTTTATAATAATAAGATAAAAAGTTATCATAGTGGGACAGACTTTAGAGCAAGTATTGGAACACCAATTAAAGCTGCAAATGATGGAATAGTTGTACTTTCAAAACATAGATTTTATGCTGGCAATTCTATTATTATTGATCATGGACAAGGAGTCTATACTTGTTACTATCACTTAAGCAAAATGAATTTTAAGAAAAATCAAAAAGTGAAAAAAGGCGAGATTATAGGCCTTAGTGGAAATACAGGAAGAGTTACAGGACCACATTTACATTTTAGTGCAAGAGTAAACTCTGTTCAAGTTGATCCTATGCAACTTATTACGATTTTAAACAAAATAAATAATTAG
- a CDS encoding YebC/PmpR family DNA-binding transcriptional regulator produces the protein MGRAFEYRKAAKMKRWGNMSRVFPKLAKAIEIAAKAGGGDPEMNPVLRTAILNAKAQNLPKTNIEAAIKRATGKDAKNYTDVNFEGKGPHGVLIFVECATDNNTRTVANVKMHFNKNGGQVVPTGSLEFMFDRKAIFEFDKKENMDLEELELELIDSGLEELEEEDGLCIAFADYTDFGNMNTKFEELGIELKKAELKRVTNNPQEFNEEEQEEIGKLLEKLEDDDDVQAVFTNMA, from the coding sequence ATGGGTAGAGCCTTTGAATATAGAAAAGCAGCCAAAATGAAAAGATGGGGGAATATGTCAAGAGTTTTCCCAAAACTAGCTAAGGCAATTGAAATTGCAGCAAAAGCTGGTGGTGGTGATCCTGAAATGAACCCTGTTTTAAGAACAGCTATTCTTAATGCAAAAGCACAAAATTTACCAAAAACAAATATTGAAGCAGCTATTAAAAGAGCAACAGGAAAAGATGCAAAAAATTATACTGATGTAAATTTTGAGGGTAAAGGTCCTCATGGAGTATTGATTTTTGTAGAGTGCGCTACAGATAATAATACAAGAACTGTTGCAAATGTAAAAATGCATTTTAATAAAAATGGTGGACAAGTAGTTCCTACTGGTTCATTAGAGTTTATGTTTGATAGAAAAGCAATTTTTGAGTTTGATAAAAAAGAAAATATGGATCTTGAAGAACTAGAATTAGAATTAATTGATTCAGGTCTTGAAGAGCTTGAAGAAGAAGATGGATTATGTATTGCTTTTGCTGATTATACTGATTTTGGAAATATGAATACAAAATTTGAAGAACTAGGAATTGAACTTAAAAAAGCTGAATTAAAAAGAGTGACAAATAATCCTCAAGAGTTCAATGAAGAAGAACAAGAAGAGATTGGTAAATTACTTGAAAAGCTTGAAGATGACGATGACGTTCAAGCAGTATTTACAAATATGGCATAA
- a CDS encoding ABC transporter substrate binding protein produces the protein MHIFYKLLIIIIYTNFLFAENIKYNPMIDLSTKELQWLNKHQKIKVHAEMNWEPFNYSENGQIMGYSNDLIRLLAKKIGLKIEFVQAQNWNSFIKMLKNKQIDVISNLVSTPNREKYAVFTKNPIINISNAIYSNQKANIFKKLSDLDNRTVAVVKGSWQEEVIKDNYPKIKIILVDNSIETIQSVSTGLADATINLGPILKNIISKYGISNVYFQGVAKINEENRFFERIGVRKDWPILRDIFDKAIESLTYQERVTLNQKWFIDSFINKIEYNKETLENKIRSKILTTSGYSKIQYKNPKKILLLHSYHAGYKWTENITAGIKALFPNDSNVTISIEYMDTKREFDKKYLELLKNNYQYRYKNSDFDLIIVSDNNALDFMIENKDKIFDSKIPIVFTGINNFEKSMLKNKSNITGIKEELDIRSTLDIALKLHPNTKNVFVINDQLTTGKLIEKRLLKIKSDYKNRVNLIIPKALSKDELFEKIKSLSEDTIIFYVQFFKDKNGEYFNTNESIKNISRLTKLPIYAAWDFLLGDGIIGGKLLSAFSQGLEAANIAHSILLGKKADEIEISNKNTTKFMFDERLIESYNINKEFLPQDSFIIKGDNVKLKSNETIFLSKKEENYLRKKGEIKMCILPDAMPYESIENGKHKGITKDIMEIIKKRINLKVSLYQTKNWKESLDAIKEKKCDILPVVENTPERRKYLNFTKPYITQTIVIATRNNELFVDNIKDISNKSVAIIQGYAYEEMIKRNYPDIKIVHVHTIKDGINKVRNKKVFGYIDSLGSISYQLQKEGDFEIKIAGKIEQETKLSFGTIKDEPILNVIFNKAVESFTQKELKNIYDKWISVEFEEKVDYTLVYKIAFASFLIISFIIFWNRKLKAEIQKRKKIEEELITAKKQAQKANKAKSEFLANMSHEIRTPMNGIIGMTTLSLEKINSDPQTSKDFLIKAKASANMLLRIINDILDFSKIEAGKLDVSIAPVNLRKCISNINDLFSHMAKEKDIGLIIVQDEEIPEYILSDELRLSQILTNLINNSIKFTKKGYVKIEIKLIEQTDKEITLKFFITDTGKGISKNNQSKLFKSFSQEDNSISKEFGGTGLGLVISKNLVELLKGEIDFESHENKGTTFFFTIKAKIPKKEQLEEIENRLEHITNNNEKIIDARILLVEDNEINQELAINFLKDEVKHIEIANNGYEAVELINKHSCSYYDLVLMDIHMPIMDGYSATKTIKEHLQCNTLPIIAMTANALDSDVKKCLSYGMVDHIGKPFDVKVLKEKINKILSKKSIEEKTNEKSLDNTSSKSLLDTKTALDRMMNQKEYYKDFLKSFIEKRENDIKKLSRLLKDNNTEDLLNELHTIKGLLGTLGAYENAKQFEEFETKIKNNQTISDDFLSNISNNYEILISEIKQWIQDN, from the coding sequence ATGCATATATTTTACAAACTACTGATTATCATTATTTATACAAATTTTTTGTTTGCAGAAAATATAAAATATAATCCAATGATTGATTTATCAACAAAAGAACTTCAATGGCTAAATAAACATCAAAAAATAAAAGTTCATGCAGAAATGAATTGGGAACCTTTTAATTATAGTGAAAATGGTCAAATAATGGGTTACTCAAATGACTTGATAAGACTATTAGCTAAAAAAATCGGTTTAAAAATTGAATTTGTTCAAGCGCAAAATTGGAATAGCTTTATAAAAATGCTTAAAAATAAACAAATAGATGTTATATCAAATCTAGTTTCTACTCCCAATAGAGAAAAATATGCAGTTTTTACTAAAAATCCTATTATAAATATCTCAAATGCTATTTATTCAAATCAAAAAGCAAATATATTTAAAAAATTAAGTGACTTAGATAATAGAACTGTTGCAGTTGTTAAAGGCTCATGGCAAGAAGAAGTTATAAAAGACAACTATCCAAAGATAAAAATAATTCTAGTAGATAATTCAATTGAAACAATTCAATCTGTATCTACTGGATTAGCAGATGCAACAATAAATTTAGGACCAATTTTAAAAAATATAATTTCTAAATATGGTATATCAAATGTTTATTTTCAAGGTGTTGCAAAAATAAATGAAGAGAATAGATTTTTTGAAAGAATAGGAGTTAGAAAAGATTGGCCTATTTTAAGAGATATTTTTGATAAAGCAATAGAATCTTTGACATATCAAGAAAGAGTTACTTTAAATCAAAAATGGTTTATTGATAGTTTTATTAATAAAATTGAATACAATAAAGAAACACTAGAAAATAAAATTAGATCAAAAATCTTAACTACTAGTGGATATTCAAAAATACAATATAAAAATCCAAAGAAAATTTTACTTTTACACTCATATCATGCAGGCTATAAATGGACAGAAAATATAACAGCAGGAATAAAAGCTTTATTTCCAAATGATTCAAATGTTACTATTAGTATTGAATATATGGATACAAAAAGAGAGTTTGATAAAAAGTATTTAGAACTTTTAAAAAACAACTATCAGTATAGGTATAAAAATTCTGATTTTGATTTAATTATTGTTTCTGATAATAATGCATTGGATTTTATGATAGAAAATAAAGATAAGATTTTTGACTCTAAAATACCAATAGTTTTTACAGGAATAAATAATTTTGAAAAATCAATGCTAAAAAACAAATCAAATATAACAGGAATAAAAGAAGAGCTAGATATAAGAAGTACTTTAGATATTGCATTAAAACTACATCCAAATACAAAAAATGTTTTTGTAATAAATGATCAACTAACAACAGGTAAACTAATTGAAAAACGACTATTAAAGATTAAAAGTGACTATAAAAACAGAGTTAATCTAATTATTCCTAAAGCTTTATCAAAAGATGAGTTATTTGAAAAAATTAAATCGTTGAGTGAAGATACAATAATTTTTTATGTTCAATTTTTTAAAGATAAAAATGGGGAATATTTCAATACAAATGAATCAATAAAAAATATATCAAGACTAACAAAATTACCTATTTATGCAGCTTGGGATTTTTTACTTGGTGATGGAATAATAGGAGGAAAACTTTTAAGTGCATTTTCACAAGGCTTGGAAGCTGCAAATATTGCTCACTCTATTTTACTTGGTAAAAAAGCAGACGAAATTGAAATCTCAAATAAAAATACTACAAAATTCATGTTTGATGAAAGACTAATAGAGTCTTATAATATAAATAAAGAGTTTTTACCTCAAGATAGTTTCATTATAAAAGGTGATAATGTAAAGTTAAAATCAAACGAAACAATCTTTTTATCAAAAAAAGAAGAAAATTACCTTAGAAAAAAAGGTGAGATAAAAATGTGTATTTTACCTGATGCAATGCCCTATGAAAGTATTGAAAATGGAAAACATAAGGGTATTACAAAAGATATTATGGAAATAATTAAAAAAAGAATAAACTTAAAAGTATCCCTTTATCAAACAAAAAACTGGAAAGAATCATTAGATGCCATAAAAGAAAAAAAATGTGATATATTACCAGTTGTAGAAAATACACCAGAAAGAAGAAAATATTTAAACTTTACTAAACCATATATTACACAAACAATTGTTATTGCCACAAGAAATAATGAACTTTTTGTTGACAATATAAAAGATATATCAAATAAATCAGTAGCTATTATTCAAGGATATGCTTATGAAGAGATGATTAAAAGAAACTATCCAGATATTAAAATTGTTCATGTCCACACTATAAAGGATGGAATAAATAAAGTTAGAAATAAAAAAGTTTTTGGGTATATTGACTCATTAGGAAGTATTAGTTATCAACTTCAAAAAGAAGGTGACTTTGAGATAAAAATTGCTGGAAAAATAGAACAAGAAACAAAATTATCTTTTGGAACAATAAAAGATGAACCTATCTTAAATGTCATTTTTAATAAAGCAGTTGAATCATTTACACAAAAAGAATTAAAAAATATTTATGATAAATGGATTTCTGTAGAGTTTGAAGAAAAAGTAGATTATACTTTAGTTTATAAAATAGCATTTGCCTCTTTTTTAATAATTAGTTTTATTATATTTTGGAATAGAAAACTAAAAGCAGAAATACAAAAAAGAAAAAAAATAGAAGAAGAGTTAATAACAGCAAAAAAACAAGCACAAAAAGCAAACAAAGCAAAAAGTGAATTTCTTGCAAATATGAGTCATGAAATTAGAACTCCTATGAATGGAATAATTGGTATGACAACACTATCACTAGAAAAAATAAATAGTGATCCCCAAACATCAAAAGATTTTTTAATAAAAGCAAAAGCTTCTGCAAATATGCTTCTTAGAATAATAAATGATATTTTAGATTTTTCAAAAATAGAAGCAGGAAAGCTTGATGTTTCTATTGCACCTGTAAATTTAAGAAAATGTATAAGCAATATTAATGATCTATTTTCTCATATGGCTAAAGAAAAAGATATTGGTTTAATCATAGTACAAGATGAGGAAATACCAGAATATATTTTAAGTGATGAGTTAAGATTATCTCAGATACTTACAAATTTGATTAATAATTCTATTAAATTTACAAAAAAAGGTTACGTAAAAATTGAGATAAAGCTTATAGAACAAACAGATAAAGAGATTACTTTGAAGTTTTTTATTACTGATACAGGAAAAGGTATATCAAAAAATAATCAAAGTAAACTTTTTAAATCTTTTTCACAAGAAGATAATTCTATTTCAAAAGAGTTTGGAGGAACAGGATTAGGCTTGGTTATTTCTAAAAATTTAGTAGAATTACTTAAAGGAGAGATTGACTTTGAAAGTCATGAAAATAAAGGAACAACTTTTTTCTTTACAATTAAAGCAAAAATCCCAAAAAAAGAACAACTAGAAGAAATAGAAAATAGACTTGAGCATATTACAAACAATAATGAAAAAATAATAGATGCAAGAATACTTTTAGTAGAAGATAATGAAATAAACCAAGAACTTGCAATTAATTTTCTAAAAGATGAAGTAAAACATATTGAAATAGCAAACAATGGTTATGAAGCTGTTGAACTTATAAATAAACACTCTTGTAGTTATTATGATTTGGTTTTGATGGATATTCATATGCCAATAATGGATGGTTATAGTGCAACAAAAACTATTAAAGAGCATTTACAATGTAATACATTACCAATCATTGCTATGACTGCAAATGCTTTAGATAGTGATGTTAAAAAATGCTTATCTTATGGGATGGTTGATCATATAGGAAAACCATTTGATGTAAAAGTATTAAAAGAAAAAATAAACAAAATACTAAGTAAAAAGTCAATTGAAGAAAAGACAAATGAAAAAAGTTTGGATAATACAAGTTCAAAAAGCTTACTAGATACTAAAACCGCCTTAGATAGAATGATGAATCAAAAAGAATATTACAAAGATTTTTTAAAAAGTTTTATTGAAAAAAGAGAAAATGATATAAAAAAACTTTCAAGACTTTTAAAAGATAATAATACTGAAGATTTATTAAATGAATTACATACAATAAAAGGTTTACTTGGAACTTTAGGAGCATATGAGAATGCAAAACAGTTTGAAGAGTTTGAAACTAAAATAAAAAACAATCAAACAATTAGTGATGATTTTTTAAGTAATATTTCTAATAATTATGAGATTTTAATAAGTGAAATAAAACAATGGATTCAAGATAATTAA
- a CDS encoding M48 family metallopeptidase, with translation MQIKHIFSLIIFTLFLIGCTHKTPYTNRDQMILISTEQELALGEQSYEKTLKESKVIKNTKDALRVKNIGEKIAKVTKKNYKWEFNLIENKAKNAFCLPGGKVVVYTGILKIAKNDSQLATVISHEIAHALARHGAERVSAGMLSQGVQVIGNIVLGSQAPQYTKTFNIAYGVGAQYGVLMPYGRMQESEADEIGIYLMHKAGYDLKEAVKFWENMSKGKKENFEFFSTHPNSENRIKNIKKIISKLN, from the coding sequence ATGCAGATTAAACACATTTTTTCACTAATTATCTTTACTCTTTTTTTAATTGGATGTACACACAAAACACCATATACAAATAGAGATCAAATGATATTAATTTCAACAGAACAAGAGTTGGCTTTAGGTGAGCAAAGTTATGAAAAAACTTTAAAAGAATCAAAAGTAATAAAAAATACAAAAGATGCATTAAGAGTTAAAAATATTGGCGAAAAGATTGCAAAAGTTACAAAAAAAAATTATAAATGGGAATTTAACTTAATTGAGAATAAAGCAAAAAATGCATTTTGTCTTCCTGGTGGAAAAGTCGTAGTATACACAGGTATTTTAAAAATTGCTAAAAATGACTCACAACTAGCAACTGTTATTTCCCATGAGATTGCACATGCTCTTGCAAGGCATGGTGCTGAAAGAGTTAGTGCAGGTATGTTGTCTCAAGGTGTTCAAGTAATAGGAAATATAGTTTTAGGAAGTCAAGCACCTCAATATACAAAAACTTTTAATATTGCATATGGAGTAGGAGCTCAATATGGTGTGCTTATGCCTTATGGAAGAATGCAAGAGAGTGAAGCTGATGAAATAGGTATTTATCTTATGCATAAAGCTGGATATGATTTAAAAGAAGCAGTAAAATTTTGGGAAAATATGAGTAAAGGGAAAAAAGAAAATTTTGAGTTCTTTTCAACACACCCAAATTCAGAAAATAGAATAAAAAATATAAAAAAAATAATTAGTAAATTAAATTAA
- a CDS encoding DMT family transporter, whose amino-acid sequence MHIQQTKGNLLGLITISLWSCLALFTVYSGEIPPFELLTISFCVASLIGIAMLKKQKRAFNEFFKIPLKAYIIGVVGLFGYHLFYFLAIKNAPAVEANLINYLWPLLIVVFSSLLPNEKLKWFHILGTLLALSGAFLLVLKDGSLQFDTKYTLGYSFALISALLWSSYSVISKTLTHIPTFAVTGFCILTAFFSAIAHLTFEQIYIPTFFELFSAIMLGLGPVGGAFYLWDFALKNGDIKILGSLAYLAPLLSTLILVLVGISNMTITIAIACVLIVLGSLVSSKQYLKIFKNLIFKA is encoded by the coding sequence TTGCATATACAACAAACTAAAGGAAATTTACTAGGCTTGATTACAATAAGCTTATGGTCTTGTCTTGCACTATTTACAGTTTATTCTGGAGAAATTCCACCTTTTGAACTTTTAACTATATCTTTTTGTGTAGCTTCTTTAATAGGAATAGCTATGTTAAAAAAACAAAAAAGAGCCTTTAATGAGTTTTTTAAAATACCATTAAAAGCTTATATTATAGGAGTAGTTGGTTTATTTGGATATCATTTATTTTACTTTTTGGCCATTAAAAATGCTCCTGCTGTTGAAGCTAATTTAATAAATTACTTATGGCCATTACTTATTGTAGTTTTTTCTTCACTATTACCAAATGAGAAGTTAAAATGGTTTCATATTCTTGGAACACTTTTAGCTTTAAGTGGAGCTTTTTTACTAGTTTTAAAAGATGGAAGTTTACAATTTGATACTAAATATACTCTAGGCTACTCTTTTGCCTTGATTTCTGCACTTTTATGGTCAAGTTATTCCGTGATTTCAAAAACTTTAACTCATATTCCAACTTTTGCAGTTACAGGTTTTTGTATATTAACTGCTTTTTTCTCTGCAATTGCACATTTAACTTTTGAACAGATTTACATACCAACATTTTTTGAACTTTTTTCTGCAATAATGTTAGGTCTTGGACCTGTTGGAGGAGCATTTTATTTATGGGATTTTGCTTTGAAAAACGGTGATATAAAAATATTGGGTTCACTTGCTTATTTAGCACCACTTCTTTCAACTTTAATTTTAGTTTTAGTAGGTATTTCTAATATGACAATAACTATTGCAATTGCTTGTGTTTTAATTGTATTGGGTTCTCTAGTAAGTTCAAAACAATATTTAAAAATATTTAAAAATTTAATATTTAAAGCTTGA
- a CDS encoding YiiD C-terminal domain-containing protein has translation MDLEALKYKLHSQIPLTKFMQIDIEKVENNYLITTAPIEPNINDKQTGFAGSLSTLVTISAWSACYLSVVDLGFNKDCMIAVIKSDTAYRTPVTKELYCKTLLPSKEQLQTLKRKLKDKKSASIRIKSQLLQDGKVCVDFEGVYVIKL, from the coding sequence TTGGACTTAGAAGCTTTAAAATATAAACTCCATTCACAAATACCACTTACTAAATTCATGCAAATTGATATAGAAAAAGTCGAAAATAATTATCTAATAACAACTGCTCCCATAGAACCAAATATAAATGACAAACAAACAGGTTTTGCAGGAAGCTTAAGTACTTTAGTAACTATTTCTGCATGGAGTGCTTGTTATTTAAGTGTTGTTGATTTAGGTTTTAATAAAGATTGTATGATTGCAGTAATAAAAAGTGATACTGCATATAGAACTCCTGTAACAAAAGAACTTTACTGTAAAACTCTTTTACCATCAAAAGAACAACTACAAACTTTAAAAAGAAAACTTAAAGATAAAAAAAGTGCTTCAATTAGAATAAAATCTCAACTATTACAAGATGGTAAAGTTTGTGTTGATTTTGAAGGAGTATATGTTATCAAGCTTTAA